From the genome of Luteibacter rhizovicinus DSM 16549:
GACGATGCGATCATCGTCATCGAGACCATCGTGGTGAAGATGGAGGAAGGCCACGATCGGGTCGCCGCGGCAACCTACTCATGGAGCCATACGGCGGCCCCGATGCTGGCCGGCACCCTGGTGACGGCGATCGGCCTCATGCCGGTGGGCTTTGCGCACTCGTCGGCCGGTGAGTATGCCGGCAACATCTTCTGGGTCGTGATGTTTTCCCTGCTGACCTCCTGGCTGGTCGCGGTGATCTTTACGCCCTACCTCGGCGTCAAGCTCTTGCCGAAGATCCCGGTGATCGAGGGCGGGCATGCCGCGATCTACGGCACGCCGCGCTACCGCGCCTTCCGTCGGCTCATCGCCGCGATGGTGCGCCACAAGGTCCTGGTGATCGCGTCGGTGGTCGGCTTGTTCGTCGTCGCTATTTTCGGCATGGGCTTCGTCAAGCAACAGTTCTTCCCGATCTCCGATCGCCCCGAAGTGCTCGTCGAGGTGCAGATGCCCGAGGGCACGTCCATCGATTCCACGTCGAAGGCGGCGAAGAAAGTCGAAGACTGGGCGCGCAAGCAACCCGAATCGCAGATCGTGACCTCGTATGTCGGCCAGGGCGCACCGCGCTTCTTCCTCGCCATGGCGCCGGAACTGCCCGATCCCTCGTTCGCGAAGATCGTCGTGCTTACGAAGAACGAGAAGACACGCGATGCGCTCAAGCTGCGCCTGCGCCAGGCGGTGCAGGATGGCCTCGCGCCCGAAGCACGCGTCCGTGCGACGCAGATCGTCTTCGGGCCGTATTCGCCCTTCCCGGTCGCGTTTCGTGTTTCCGGGCCCGAGGAATCGAAGGTTCGTGACATCGCGCAGAACGTGCAACAGGTGATGCAGGCGAACCCGGGCATGCGAACGGTCAATACCGACTGGATGGAGCGGGTGCCTGCCGTGCACTTCGTGCTGGACCAGGATCGTCTCCAGGCGATCGGCCTCACCTCGCATGATGCCGCGACCCAGCTGCAATTCCTGCTCACCGGCGTGACGGTGACGCGTGTGCGTGAAGACATTCGTTCGGTGGACGTCGTCGCGCGTAGCAACGGCCCGACACGCCTCGATCCGACGCGGCTTGGCGCATTCTCGCTGGTCGGTTCGGAAGGACGTCGTGTCCCGCTGGACCAGCTCGGCCATGCTGAAGTCCGGATGGAAGATCCGATCCTGCGCCGGCGCGACCGGATGACCACCATCACCGTTCGCGGCGATATCGGCGAGCAGTTCCAGCCACCCGATGTTTCCATGGACCTGATCGGCAAGCTCAAGCCCGTCATGGACAAGCTTCCCCCCGGCTATGCCATCGTGCCGGCCGGCGCGCTGGAAGAAGCAGGCAAGGCCAACAAGGCGCTGGCGGCGGTGTTCCCGGTCATGCTCCTGCTGATGATGATCGTGATCATCTTCGAGGTGCGCTCCCTCGCCGGCATGGGGATGGTCCTGGCCACCGCGCCGCTGGCCCTGGTCGGCGTGGTCCCGACGCTGATCGCCTTCCACCAGCCGTTCGGCTTCAACGCCATCCTCGGTCTGATCGGCCTGGCCGGCATCATCATGCGCAACACGCTCATCCTCATCGGTCAGATCCGAACCAATGAGCGGCAAGGTCTCGATGCGTACCACGCCGTGGTCGAGGCGACCGTGCAGCGTTCGCGACCGGTCATCCTCACCGCGCTTGCCGCCGTGCTGGCCTTCATCCCCCTGACCTTCTCGGTGTTCTGGGGCTCGCTGGCCTTCACCCTCATCGGCGGCACGATCGGCGGCACCATCCTGACCCTGCTGTTCCTGCCCGCGCTGTACGCACTCTGCTTCCGCATCCGTCCGGACAAGGACGTCGATCCGGGCGCCGTGCCGCACATCAGCCACACCCCGGTGGAAGCTATCTGATGATTGGCACGAATAGACGTTAAACAGTCATTTTTGCCATCCGGTGAGTCGGTACCCTGGTTACCCGTACCGACTCATCCGGAGCCTCCCCCGTGAACGCACCCGTATCCATCGGCGGTATCAGCGCGCCCGATTCCGCTTTCACGCGCAAAGCCGCCGCCCTTGTCGAGCAGGTCCATAACAGGGACATGGTCAATCACGTCCACCGCTCGTGGTGGTTCGCCGATTTCCTTGGCCGCAAGCGAGGCCTGAAGTACGACCGCGAGGTGGTTTACCTCGCGGCGATCATGCACGACCTCGGCCTGAGCCAGGCACACATGGCCGACAAGCGATTCGAGGTCGACGGTGCCGATGCGGCGCGCGACCTGCTGCGCAAAGATCGATTTCCCGAAGCGAAGGCGCAGGCCGTGTGGGACGCGATCGCATTTCACTCGAGCATCGGCATCGCCGAGTACAAGGAGCCCGAAATCGCGCTCGTGCACTTGGGCTCGCACCTGGATGTCCTGGGCTTTTACTACGACGAAGTCACGCCCCAGCTCATCGATGACACCCTCGCGCTCTATCCGCGCGTCGGCTTTCCCGCAGCCTTCCAGGCCGCTCTTGCCGAGGTGGTCCGGAAGAAACCGATCCTCGCGGCGGGTACCGGCCTGGTCGATATCGGCCACCGCCATGTTCCCGGCTTCGCGCTACCCAACGGCTGCGATCTGCTCGACAACACGGTTTTCGAGCACCGTCACTGACCCGGTGCAGGCATTACTATCCTGACCATGAAGAAGCGGACCACCGAGGCGAAACCGCTCGCTCGCACGACACGACGGCGCGTGGTCATCCTCGCCCTTCCGCCGGTCGACGCGCTCGATGTGGTCGGCCCGGCGGAGGTATTCGCCTATGCGAACCAGCTTCATGATGGGCCGGCCCCCTACCTGCTGGAACTGGTGGCTCCCGGGCCGGACGTGCACCTCGCCACCGAGGCAGGTTTCGGCCTGACGGCCCGTCACACGCTCAAGGATGAAACGCGCGGTGGCCGACCGATCGATACGTTGATCGTCGCCACGGGATTCGGCGCCATCGATCGCCTCGACCCGGTGGCCATCGACTGGATCCGTCGGCGTGCTCCCGGCATCCGACGCGTCTGCTCGATCTGTGTCGGTGCCTTCGCCCTGGCCGAGGCAGGCCTCCTCGACCGACGGCGCGCCACAACCCACTGGCGACTGGCGGATCAGCTCGCGGAACGTTTCTCCCACGTGGACGTCGATCCCACACCTATCTGGGTGAAGGACGGCAACGTGTACACCTCCGCCGGTATCTCCTCGGGTATCGATCTGGCATTGGCGCTGGTGGGTGAGGACCTGGGCGATACCGTCGCACTGAACATCGCCAGGAACCTCGTCCTCTTCCTGCGCCGCCCGGGAGGCCAGGCACAGTTCAGTGTCGCCCTGCGCAACCAGGCGATGAGTTCGGAGCTGAGCAACTTGTGCGTTTGGATCGGCGAGCACCTCGACCACGATCTCACCGTGGAACGCCTCGCCGACCGGCAGGCCACGAGTGTGCGCACCCTGATCCGACTCTTCCAGCGCGAGCTGAAGACCACGCCCGCGAAGTACGTCGAAGAAGTGCGTCTCGAAGCGATCGGCCGCGCGCTGGAACGTGGCGGGTTAGCCATTGACGACATCGCCAGGCGCCACGGTTACCACAGCGTCGACGTTCTGAGGAAAGCCTTCATCCGCCGCTTCGGTGTCAGCCCGAAGGACTACGCGCTGCGCTTTTCGGCCTGACTGTGGGAGCCGATCAGTGGAGATCGGCGCGAAGATCACGCACGCCGCGCCCGAGCTTTTGACGTAGCAGGGTCCGCAAGGTGGCGCCGTCGACATACCCCACCTCGGTGGCGATGGCTTCGATATCGAGGTCGCTGCCATGCAGCAGCGAGCGCGCCCTCTCCACGCGCAGATCCTGGAAATACGACAGCGGCGACTTGCCGAGTACCGCTTCACAGCGTCGCTGCAAGGTTCGCGAACTGGTCGCGAGCGCGTCCGCGGCGTCCTTCAGCGAAAAGCCCTTTTTCAGGTTACCCCGCGCCCAGCGCTCGAAACCGACGATCAGCGGATCCGCATGCGCGAGGTGATTGGGAATGATGTACGGCGCCTGCAGCGAACGGATATCCGCAAGCAGATAGCGCGCCACCACGGTGGCCAGTTCGGGGCTCGCCTGCCGCACCAGCCATAACGCAAGATCCAGGTGGCCCATCGCCGCGCCAGCCGTGACACCCACATCGGTCGGTACCAGCATGCGCGATTCGTCGAGTAGCACCTTCGGGTAGCGCTGCCGAAACAAAGGCGCGAGCCACCAGCTGATCGTCGCCTCGCGACCGTCGAGCAGGCCCGTCTCGGCCAGCAGCAGGCTTCCATTGCAGGCCGAAGCGAGCCGTGCGCCCCGCGCGTGCCATGCCACCAGCTGTGCGCTCGCCTTCCTCGCATCCGCGCGCTGGAGCGCCGTCACCAGGGTCACCGGATCGCCCGTGCCCTGGGCGGGGAGTACCGCCCAGTCCGGAGCCGGTGCATCGGACGCGATGGCCTGCACCGGAATGCCGAATCCCTGGGCGGAAAGAACCTTCCTGCGCACGCCGACGAGCGATACGTCGAATGGCGCAACGCCACGCTCGCGAAGCGAAAGGTTGTTGGCGAGCCGGAACACATCCATGAGGGCGGCAAGCCCTGTATCGAAAACGCCATCGATGGCGAGGATGCAGATACGCATGGCGTAAATGACTCTTATGTTGTCGTTTACGACAATACCAGCATCCGCTCCCGGCGCCTACATTGGACCCGTCATCCCCCCCACGATCCAGGAGCAAGACCATGAAAGTTTTCGCTATCGGCACGGCCAATGGCCAGTTCAGCCCCGAGGCATCGGCCAAGTACATGCCCGCTGAAGTGCCGGCCACGCTCCAGCTCTACCTGGACGGCAAGATGGAGCAGTTCTGGTTCCGCACCGACCGGCCGGGCGTCGTCTTCCTGATGGAAGCGGAGACCCTCGACCAGGCCAAGGATGCGATTCGCGCCCTGCCCCTGGCCTCGGCCGGCCTGCTGACGTTCGAGTACCTCCCGGTCGGCCCGCTGGCTCCCCTGGGTCTGCTGCTCCAGGGCCGCTGAATACGGAACGTTGCCGCGGGGCGCCCACCACGGCGCGTCCCGCGAATCATCGGAATGTATGGTTTATTGGATGCTCCGTGACTGGTGGCACGGGCCCGCGCGTGCACCGACGCTCAGCATGCAGACCACATGACCAAGCCCTTCCGATTCTTCCTTGCCACCGTGATCGTCGCGACCTCGCTCCTGGTCGTGACGTTGATCGCCGGAACGATCTACAACCAGCTGGCCCTGCGCCAGCTACGTGCCACCGCCCATGTACCCGGCGAGATCTACAAGGTCGACGGTTACGACATGCACCTGTTCTGTTCGGGGGCAGGCTCTCCCACGATCGTGCTCGACACCGGTCTCGGCGACGACTTCACCACGTGGCTCAAAGTGCAGCCCGAATTGTCGAAGGTCACGCGCGTCTGCTCGTTCGACCGCAGTGGCTTCGGCTCCAGCGAGATGACGCCGCGCCCGCACGATGCCGACACGCTTGCACGCCGGCTACACGACCTCGTGCGGGCCGCGGGCATCGACACACCCTTCGTGCTGGCCGGCCACTCGATCTCCGGCCTCTATCTTCGCGCGTACGCCCAACACTATTCGAACGAGCTCGCCGCCCTGGTCTTCATCGACGGCGCCACGCCGCTCCAGGACGATCGCGTACCGCGAAGCCTTGTTGCGATCCAGGATGCGCAGCGCGCCGGCATGCCGTGGCAGAAGCTGCTCATGACGATCGGCTGGTACCGGCTGCAAGGCATCTGCTCGAGCGTCCCGCCGGGATTCGAGTCGTATGGCGCGATCATCCGGGCGAACAACTGCGACCCGACGCAATACGACGCGCTTGAGGCGGAGCTCGATGCGGTACGCCAATCGGGCGAAGAAACTCGGAACGTCGGCCCCTTCCCCCACCTGCCCGTCCTGATTCTTTCGCGCGACCCGACGTCGATGCCTTCGAACTGGCCACCTGAGGTCGCGAAGGCGAACTCTCTTGTCTGGAACCAGATGCAGGAGGAGAGCAAAGGCCTCTCGCCGCTGAGCCGGCGCATCATCGCCAGGGGCAGCGATCATTACGTCCATGTCGATCGGCCGGATCTCGTCAATCGCGAAATCACCCGCCTGGTCGAAGCACTCAGGCGGGGTGAGGTGCCTTACTCGCAGCGGCAGGCGACCACCGAACAGTAGCGTTATGCGACTGTTCGGTGATGGCTGAGGCTCAAACTTCGTTGGCGGTCTCGGCTGCCTTGCCTGCTGACGGCTGACGCGTCACATGCCGCGCCGGGGCGAGCGTGTCCTAACCGTCGATGCGGTAGTGAATTGGCTTGAACTTGAAGTTGTTGGACATGCCGGCCGAGCACGCCGTGAGCCCGATGATGACGTCCATCTCCGCCCGGAATACGGTGCTGTCGCCGGCCTTACTGAGCGGCGGCTCCACAGTCAGCGTGCCGGTCTGGCCATTGACCGGAACATTCATGAACACATTGAACGCGGTGGGGATGGCATCCGGGTCGACACCGAAGGGCTCAAGGGCGTCGCGCAGATTGCCGAAGCAACCTTTGTGCGGCTCGGTATGACCATAGAGCTTGCGGAACATCTCGGCGGAGCAAGGCGCGAGCAGGAAGTCATGCCGACCGACCTCATCCTCGACGATCGTGAGCATTTCTCTGCTGCGATTGGAATACAGCACATCCCCGGTCGAGAGGTAGATCTTGCTCGCATAATCGAACGTGCG
Proteins encoded in this window:
- a CDS encoding HD domain-containing protein; translated protein: MNAPVSIGGISAPDSAFTRKAAALVEQVHNRDMVNHVHRSWWFADFLGRKRGLKYDREVVYLAAIMHDLGLSQAHMADKRFEVDGADAARDLLRKDRFPEAKAQAVWDAIAFHSSIGIAEYKEPEIALVHLGSHLDVLGFYYDEVTPQLIDDTLALYPRVGFPAAFQAALAEVVRKKPILAAGTGLVDIGHRHVPGFALPNGCDLLDNTVFEHRH
- a CDS encoding efflux RND transporter permease subunit; translation: MSAGFNLSALAVRERAVTLFLVIAISVAGLFAFVHLGRAEDPNFTIKVLTIVTAWPGATAQEMQDQVAEPLEKRLQELRWYDRSETFTRPGLAFTTLTLRDDTPPADVEGEFYQARKKVGDEAAKLPPGVIGPLVNDEYADVTFALYALKARGEPQRMLVREAESLRQDLLHVAGVKKVNIIGERPEKIFVEFSHERLATLGVTPSAIFDALNKQNVLTSAGSIDTAGPQIQIRLDGAFDDVKAIEDTPVITAGKTIRLSDIATVRRGYEDPSTFLIRNDGEPTLVLGVVMKERYNGLELGKALESKATEISANLPLGLSFTKITDQAVNIAEAYDEFMLKFFVALAVVIAVSLVSLGFRVGLVVAAAVPLTLAGVFVIMLVTGRDFDRITLGALILSLGLLVDDAIIVIETIVVKMEEGHDRVAAATYSWSHTAAPMLAGTLVTAIGLMPVGFAHSSAGEYAGNIFWVVMFSLLTSWLVAVIFTPYLGVKLLPKIPVIEGGHAAIYGTPRYRAFRRLIAAMVRHKVLVIASVVGLFVVAIFGMGFVKQQFFPISDRPEVLVEVQMPEGTSIDSTSKAAKKVEDWARKQPESQIVTSYVGQGAPRFFLAMAPELPDPSFAKIVVLTKNEKTRDALKLRLRQAVQDGLAPEARVRATQIVFGPYSPFPVAFRVSGPEESKVRDIAQNVQQVMQANPGMRTVNTDWMERVPAVHFVLDQDRLQAIGLTSHDAATQLQFLLTGVTVTRVREDIRSVDVVARSNGPTRLDPTRLGAFSLVGSEGRRVPLDQLGHAEVRMEDPILRRRDRMTTITVRGDIGEQFQPPDVSMDLIGKLKPVMDKLPPGYAIVPAGALEEAGKANKALAAVFPVMLLLMMIVIIFEVRSLAGMGMVLATAPLALVGVVPTLIAFHQPFGFNAILGLIGLAGIIMRNTLILIGQIRTNERQGLDAYHAVVEATVQRSRPVILTALAAVLAFIPLTFSVFWGSLAFTLIGGTIGGTILTLLFLPALYALCFRIRPDKDVDPGAVPHISHTPVEAI
- a CDS encoding GlxA family transcriptional regulator, whose protein sequence is MRICILAIDGVFDTGLAALMDVFRLANNLSLRERGVAPFDVSLVGVRRKVLSAQGFGIPVQAIASDAPAPDWAVLPAQGTGDPVTLVTALQRADARKASAQLVAWHARGARLASACNGSLLLAETGLLDGREATISWWLAPLFRQRYPKVLLDESRMLVPTDVGVTAGAAMGHLDLALWLVRQASPELATVVARYLLADIRSLQAPYIIPNHLAHADPLIVGFERWARGNLKKGFSLKDAADALATSSRTLQRRCEAVLGKSPLSYFQDLRVERARSLLHGSDLDIEAIATEVGYVDGATLRTLLRQKLGRGVRDLRADLH
- a CDS encoding GlxA family transcriptional regulator yields the protein MKKRTTEAKPLARTTRRRVVILALPPVDALDVVGPAEVFAYANQLHDGPAPYLLELVAPGPDVHLATEAGFGLTARHTLKDETRGGRPIDTLIVATGFGAIDRLDPVAIDWIRRRAPGIRRVCSICVGAFALAEAGLLDRRRATTHWRLADQLAERFSHVDVDPTPIWVKDGNVYTSAGISSGIDLALALVGEDLGDTVALNIARNLVLFLRRPGGQAQFSVALRNQAMSSELSNLCVWIGEHLDHDLTVERLADRQATSVRTLIRLFQRELKTTPAKYVEEVRLEAIGRALERGGLAIDDIARRHGYHSVDVLRKAFIRRFGVSPKDYALRFSA
- a CDS encoding alpha/beta fold hydrolase, coding for MTKPFRFFLATVIVATSLLVVTLIAGTIYNQLALRQLRATAHVPGEIYKVDGYDMHLFCSGAGSPTIVLDTGLGDDFTTWLKVQPELSKVTRVCSFDRSGFGSSEMTPRPHDADTLARRLHDLVRAAGIDTPFVLAGHSISGLYLRAYAQHYSNELAALVFIDGATPLQDDRVPRSLVAIQDAQRAGMPWQKLLMTIGWYRLQGICSSVPPGFESYGAIIRANNCDPTQYDALEAELDAVRQSGEETRNVGPFPHLPVLILSRDPTSMPSNWPPEVAKANSLVWNQMQEESKGLSPLSRRIIARGSDHYVHVDRPDLVNREITRLVEALRRGEVPYSQRQATTEQ
- a CDS encoding DUF1989 domain-containing protein: MTEVIPPQSGVAFELKAGQRLTVIDPMGQQVADMVAFNAVDVAEVISSGRTFDYASKIYLSTGDVLYSNRSREMLTIVEDEVGRHDFLLAPCSAEMFRKLYGHTEPHKGCFGNLRDALEPFGVDPDAIPTAFNVFMNVPVNGQTGTLTVEPPLSKAGDSTVFRAEMDVIIGLTACSAGMSNNFKFKPIHYRIDG